gacatttatacacccacagatcatacacaatatacatctactgatattaaggaaGAATCGGAATCTACTGCCAATGATGAGAAATGTCTTTATAACCGGTTAAGTTCAATTGAATACCAGAAAATGGGAAACAGTAAATGCATTGCAAACAAATATGCATcctgctcagaatgtgggaaatgttttacacaaaattcagaacttgttaaacatcagaagattcacacaggcATGCACCCATATTCATGCAGAGAGTGTGGGAAAAGGTTTAGAagtaatgcagaatttgtagtacatcagagaagtcacacaagagAGAAACAATTGttttgctctgaatgtggaaaatgttttatacGTAAATCATGTTTAACAATACATCAGAGGAGTCATACAGGAGAAAGACCATACatatgctctgaatgtggtaaatgttttaaatCCAATTCAGAACTTGTGAGACATcataggattcacacaggagtaCACCCATATTCATGCCCAGAGTGTGGAAAAGGATGTACAAGTAAGACAGAatttgttgtacatcagagaattcacacaggagagaaaccatattcttgttctgaatgtggaaaatgctttACACAAAATTCAAAACTTGTTAGACATCAAATGAGTCACTCAGGGCTACACCCATATTCATGCCCAGAGTGTGGAAAAGGATGTACAAGTAAGACGGaacttgttgcacatcagagaattcacacaggagagaaaccatattcatgttctgaatgtggaaaatgttttacatatagtGCAGACTTTGTTAAACAtctgagaattcacacaggagaaaaaccatattcctgctctgaatgtgggaaatgttttaaccGCAAAGGAAATCTAACAATACACCAGAGAATTCATACCGGAGAAAGACCATATatctgctctgaatgtgggaaatgttttacacaaaattcagaacttgttaaacatcagaagattcacacaggcATGCAGCCATATTCATGCACTGAGTGTGGGAGAGGATGTAGAAGTATTGCAGTATTAATTGTgcatcaaagaattcacacaggagagaaaccatattcttgctctgaatgtgggaaatgttttattagtAAATCATGTTTAACATTGCATCAGAGGAGCCATACAGGAGAAAGACCATATATCTGCGCTGAATGTGCAAAATGTTTTAAATCAAATTCAGAGCTTCTTAGACATAataggattcacacaggagtTCATCCATATTCATGCGCAGAGTGTGGGAAAGGATGTTCAAGTAAATCAGAACTTGTTGTGCATgagagaattcatacaggagagagaccctattcttgttctgaatgtgggaaatgttttccaaGTAAGTCAgaacttgttaaacatcagagaattcacacaggagagaaaccatattcttgctctgaatgtgggaaatgttttaggtGTAAATCAAATCTAACATCACATCAAAGAACTCATGCAGGCGAAAGACCATAGATCTGCTCTGACTGTGGGAAAAGTTTTAAATGGATTTCAGGACTTGTTAGACATCAAAGGATTCACACAGGCATACACCCATACAAAGAGTGAGGGAAGGGTGCAAAGGTATTGCAGTATTAATtgtacatcagaaaattcacacaggagagaaaccatatccTTGTTCTGAATATGGGAAATGTTATGAAAGTCATTCTGAAGTTATTGACCAGCAGATTATTCACTTTAGGGATAATCCATAGTCTTGATTTGAATGTGGTGATTGTATTAGATGGCATTCACTTCTTgtacatcagatgattcacacagttTGGAAAAGGGTATAGAAGTAATTCGGAACCTGGTCAGTAGACATCATGCACTTGAAAACCATATCTTTGCTTTGGATTTGGGAAATGTTTTGTGATCAAAAGCATCTTTCTAAATGTAAATTCACACAGCTAAAATATTCACTATGTGACTttacaaatttaaaattaaagttGCCTTATAATTAGAGCTGCTAAAATGTTCATGCATATTATATAGACTTTACTATAGGGGTCCAGCTGGGTAGAGTAATCACTCAGTGGTATACGGAGGATATATTTCCCCAGTTGAATCCCAGGTATCGTTACAGGTGTATTTTAGCGCTTAACTTTTCCTcgtaaataaaatgtacatgtgcATTTTTACAACTGTTTCTTGCTGATGTCCTTTATATTTCAGCAAAAAGAATTGAGAGAACTTGTGAATActttacaattacctatagaagAACATTAAATTGCTTTATGTGTAATCTTAATAGATAGAGCATACAAAATTATGCATGTGTATTGTCTTATAAAATCATGCACGTGATAAACTATAATATTTTGTGCTTGTGCAGAATGTGGGAAGTGTTTATCTGTAGTTCtggtcttgttagacatcagagattTCACATATGGGGATAAACTGTATTCATGTTCTTAGTGCCATATGTTCTGTGAGTAAGAAGCTGTCTACACTTGAGAACATCCATAGGTAGAAGACGTTTTTGGTAAAACCGATTATGAAAAGTGAATGTTTGACATAAATGGAGATTTGGCTGTACAATCCGGCGTTGAATTGGGAATTTGGTGCCCTTATGGAATTTGATGTGAATGGTCAGGACTATGATGTTCCCCAGAAGCTTTGTGGATTTACTGTAATTCGTTTCAGATACATTTTATCAATATATAGTGTAATTTAAAACAAATTCTGCACTGGTAAAGATTCCCTACAAGTTCAGTAATCTACTTTCAGTCATCAAACTGTTCGGTAATGTATATAGACGAATGCATTACTCCATGGTCTAGTCCCTGATGTAGTAAGGCACCACAAGGAAAACACTGGTATCAGGAGGCTCAACATCCACATAAAGGACTTCATCATTCCCAACAGGTCATCCTGGAAAAGGAAAACACAAAATAGGGTGAGTCTCAACATCTATTAAGACTTAACAAATACCCTATAGGAATAATTTTCCCTTTGTCTCTCGGTGTGATTGGTAGCCAGCAAAATCCACACCTTTACTCCTGATAACTCAATCCTGctaaagtaaaaatatacatttgcttTACATGTACTATAACTCTGGTTATACTACCTCCTAATAAACAATATGCAGCTAATGTAACATCTACTGTGTATATAACACTGAATATGTCTTCAGAACAATTTGCATATAAATGTATGTGGACATCAGATATAACTAACAAAAACCTCTTGAAAGTTCAACCCCCTTAAAAGATTTCTGCCACCCCCCCGATTAGCAAAACATATACAGCCTGCTCTAAaaacccaatatatatatataacctttcTATCCCTTACACAAAATAGTCACATATTCACATGGACAGTTTCGTGGGTGGTAAGAAATAAACATGACCTCTGTACTCCATGTCATTTCTCCAAAGTTTCACAAAAGGTAAAAAGTCTCAAAGGTCTTTGTGTTTATCAGTACAACATGGTACTTCTCCACCCTCCAGCTGAGAGTGATGAATACACATTGTCATATTTATGCAGTTGTCGTAAGGCCTTCTCCAGGATCACACAATATAGGTCACATTTTTCAACAGTTGGTAAACGTAACTGTACGGCAAAGGATCAATGCAATCCCTTCAATTTCAGGTTGCTGGAAAATAACTTCAGCTTCGGTGTGGCTTAACCATTCTcgcaccaaggggtatatttactaaactgcaggtttgaaaaagtggtgatgttgcctatagcaaccaatcagaatctagttaatatttatttagtacattctacaaaatctcagctagaatctggttgctatggcaacatctccactttttcgaacccacagtttagtaaatatacccccaaatgtcttTGCACAATTGGTGCTGTTTCCACGATGAATTGCATACCGTGTGTTGTAAACGGTTCAGTTGGATGTACACCATTGAATGTATAGGTGTGTATATCAGCATGTCCCACATTGTTCTTCTGGACACCAGTCCATATAGACTTCTTGTCAGATGTCTCATTTGCAGAGCAGAAGTTTACAGGGACTTCATTCTGTTCAGTGACTAGGTAAACAGCCTTGAGTTCAACCAATTGGCTAGCCTCTTCTCTTGTATGATGTCTGACAGTCTGTAATGATGGCTGCATTTCTGTAGCACAAGTCCACACAAGTTCTTCATGGTGTGTTGTACCAGAAATTTCTCTCTGTCTTGAAAAATCTCCCGGCACAGAGATGTACTCAGAGAAATCCAAGATAAACAGGTCTGGTGCTTCTGACAAAGTTTGCTTAAATTTAACACGTTCTGCAAGTAGCTGCAATACATCATGTGTAACATAGGGGTCTTCTCCTTTAATTCGTCCCCTCTCCTGTGAGTACCATCGTCCATGTATTAAAGTCTGTGTCTGTGCCACTTTGCTGTGCACAGGTAACATCTCTTCTTTGATTTCTTCTGCAATAGACACGACAGGTTGTCGGTGGTAACAGTGAGTCAGGTGTTTTATAACCATTGACTGATATGGTTTTATCAGGAAATACACTGGGGTGTGAGTTTGGATTGCCTCCttccagggtatctgtgtaaatctatAAAAAGCGGACTGTTTGACCACATAATGtatcattataccatctgtaacttctggaaagatcgctagtaccacagattggcgtgtaactgtccttattaggactacatgagctaataaaacatcactgcttcaagatcctgattTGACGACTACTATCGTAGTCatcaattcctgtgacctacagattagaccaatctaatccgttatccggttGTTCTGAGGTTGGGGTCCAGCATTCAGTACCAAATCTTTACCCACTACCCGcacctctggccagtgtgataggccagggggaacaatccacagcaaccctgatctgaaggcaagaggtcaggtgtaccagccaggTGCCCAGCAATGAGATACACTAGCAGCGAAAGTTACTCAGAAGGACACGGTTTTAGGTGCTGATGAAGAAGCTTGGTGGTGGCATCAGCAAAAGCCACATGGCACAAtttaggataaagaaaggggaccgTGCCAAGGCAAATCCAgatggtccccagcaacacacggacagggtggcataggaggttcaTCCTATCACACAGATATTCATTGCAAAGCCCACAGAGTGTTGGCATAAAAGGCCAAGAGACCTAGTCAAAGACCAGTTTGGCACAAAGGCCAACACCTGAGCCGAAATCATTGTCTCATTAATAGCGTGGATCAAATCTATGACCTTTCTGGCATTGTCTGCCACTTGGTGGATGAGGATGAATCCCACTGTCAGGATCTACTGTGGCTGTGGCTAGTCTGTTTGCTAGCTGTTAAGCAAAAAAGATTAAGGTCTATGTTAAGTAGCGAGATTGGCCTGTAACTAGAGCACAGGCTGGGGTCACGGGCGTCTTTATGTATGACCACAATGACCTATCCGGTGGTGGCTTCATCAAATTCCCAACCCTGGAGAATGAAGTTGAACAAATTTAGTAGGAGTGGCGTGAGAGTAGCTGTCCCGACCTTGTGCAGGGGAATTCTTGAGTGTTTTGATTGTTTGGGTTCTTCTGTGGTTATTTCTATAATAAGTGCAGTTAGTTGTGTGCAAGGCAGGTGACATTTCCGCAAGTAGTCTTTTTAATTCTATTGTTGATGTGACCGGGGTAGGCATCCAGCCTGAAGATCAAATAAATCAGAGTGAAAGGAGTGGAAGCGTTCCATTGTCGGGTTGTGAAGTAAATTTCCCTTGTATGTTTGGTGGTGACTATTCTGTTTGGCGTTTTCTTTAAGTTTTTTGGCCAGGATTGAATCTCCCTTGTGTTCCCCTTTGTAATATCGAAGACAGAACCATTGTAGGGTTTTGGCTGCATTGTCTGATAAGACTACTACAGAGCACTAATAATTTAAGATAAGGTTTCCATTTGGTAAGCGCTGATGCTTTGTTATGACCAAACCTATTTCACTCTCAAGTGCAGCGATGCGCGGTTTAAGTTTTTTCTTTTCATGAGAGACCAGGCTTATAAGAGTACCCCTGATGGTGGCTTCGTGGGCTGTCTGGGAAGGGCTGAGATTTCTGTAGAGGAACTGTATTCATTGAAATCCACAATCTCCTGGGTAATCTGATCTGTATTTTGCTTCTTTGCTTTAGGAAATGCAGAAGGAGTTAGAGGGATTCAAATGTCCTTACGCTCAGTGAGGCCTTCTTCAGCTGTTTTGATCCTGTAGATGATGCCCTCATGTGCTACAGATGGATGGAAGAGATAACGGATATTGTGATTATGAAGTGCTTTGCTTATGTGTTTACACGGTGTAACAGAATGGaccttctatgccaccctgttgtgttgctggggattaTCTAGGCCTGCCCTGCCACcaacccctttctttatcccaaactcAGCCCCTCTAAATTCTATAGGGAACACTTTGCTTCCACCACCAGGCTCTTTTACAGACAACTGAAACTGCTTtgttctgggtaactctcgctgctagggtacccccttgctgagcatctgggctggtacccctgacttctTCCTTCAGCTCAGGGtttctgtggatggttccccctggcctatcacacaggccagagctgcaggtagctggcagagcattggta
The nucleotide sequence above comes from Mixophyes fleayi isolate aMixFle1 chromosome 6, aMixFle1.hap1, whole genome shotgun sequence. Encoded proteins:
- the LOC142160113 gene encoding uncharacterized protein LOC142160113, translating into MEEWEYLEGHKGLYKDVMMENHQPLTSLERSTDPSTDIKEESVSCDGGNLTDTDIYTPTDHTQYTSTDIKEESESTANDEKCLYNRLSSIEYQKMGNSKCIANKYASCSECGKCFTQNSELVKHQKIHTGMHPYSCRECGKRFRSNAEFVVHQRSHTREKQLFCSECGKCFIRKSCLTIHQRSHTGERPYICSECGKCFKSNSELVRHHRIHTGVHPYSCPECGKGCTSKTEFVVHQRIHTGEKPYSCSECGKCFTQNSKLVRHQMSHSGLHPYSCPECGKGCTSKTELVAHQRIHTGEKPYSCSECGKCFTYSADFVKHLRIHTGEKPYSCSECGKCFNRKGNLTIHQRIHTGERPYICSECGKCFTQNSELVKHQKIHTGMQPYSCTECGRGCRSIAVLIVHQRIHTGEKPYSCSECGKCFISKSCLTLHQRSHTGERPYICAECAKCFKSNSELLRHNRIHTGVHPYSCAECGKGCSSKSELVVHERIHTGERPYSCSECGKCFPSKSELVKHQRIHTGEKPYSCSECGKCFRCKSNLTSHQRTHAGERP